A genome region from bacterium includes the following:
- a CDS encoding type III pantothenate kinase, protein MLLVIDVGNTNTVLGVFEGETLLHHWRVWTDREKTSDEYGILLRNLYDASDFSSREIKAIIIASVVPPLTPTIMELCERYFGLTPLIVGPGIKTGISIKMDNPKEVGADRIVNAVAAFSKHRRPAIVVDFGTATTFDYVSEKGDYMGGVIAPGVNISAEALFRQASKLPRIEIARPATVIGKNTVAAMQSGLFYGYVAMVEGIIDRIRKEVRVDPLVIATGGLARTIAAETTKIHVIDENLTLEGLRIIYERNLS, encoded by the coding sequence ATGCTCCTGGTGATCGACGTGGGGAACACGAACACCGTCCTCGGGGTTTTCGAGGGGGAGACCCTTCTCCACCACTGGCGGGTGTGGACCGACCGGGAAAAGACGAGCGACGAGTACGGGATCCTTCTGCGGAACCTCTACGACGCGTCGGATTTCTCCTCCCGGGAGATCAAGGCGATCATCATCGCCTCCGTGGTCCCGCCGCTCACGCCGACCATCATGGAATTGTGCGAGCGGTACTTCGGGTTGACGCCGTTGATCGTGGGCCCCGGGATCAAGACGGGGATCTCCATCAAGATGGACAACCCGAAGGAGGTCGGGGCGGACCGGATCGTGAACGCCGTGGCGGCGTTTTCCAAGCATCGGCGGCCCGCCATCGTCGTCGACTTCGGAACGGCCACCACCTTCGACTACGTGTCGGAGAAAGGTGACTACATGGGCGGAGTGATCGCCCCCGGCGTGAACATCTCCGCCGAGGCCCTCTTCCGGCAGGCCTCGAAGCTTCCCCGGATCGAGATCGCCAGGCCCGCCACGGTCATAGGGAAGAACACGGTGGCGGCGATGCAGTCGGGTCTCTTCTACGGATATGTCGCGATGGTCGAGGGGATCATCGACCGGATCCGGAAAGAGGTCCGGGTCGACCCCCTGGTGATCGCCACCGGGGGGCTCGCGCGGACGATCGCGGCGGAGACGACAAAAATCCATGTAATCGATGAGAATTTGACTCTCGAGGGGCTGCGTATTATATACGAGAGGAATCTTTCCTGA
- the fusA gene encoding elongation factor G, which yields MDIHQIRNIGIIAHGGAGKTTLAEALLFNAKSTDRMGKVDDGSSNFDYDPEEIRRKITISTSFHHYAWDKVEVTLADTPGYINFEADTRSCLKVLDGAILVVNAVSGVEVQTEKMWSLARAADVPVIAFVSRMDRERADPAKAVEEIAGILKVPAVPVQLPIGKEAGFRGVIDLFRMKALMYKGDTGEFTLQEIPADLAADASSARERLIESCAESDDALIEKFLEGTPLTDEEIRDGFRAGVRAMRFLPVLYGSALRNIAIQPVLDLVNFALPDPSYRAEVEGTNPKKKTAEKRPISPDAPFSAQVFKTLADPYAGKLSIFKIFSGTLTPDMSPLNSSKDAAERIGQILRLEGKKQKGIGSASAGEIVAVAKFKETSTGDTLCDPKAPIVFERPAPMEAVISFAVRPKSRNDEDKLGSSLARMMEEDPTLRFRKDPQTNEFILAGMGETHVEVAVEKLKRVYGVEVELRTQKIAYLETLKGKAEAQGKHKKQTGGRGQYGDCWIRLEPQPRGKGFEYVDGIVGGSIPRQYIPAVEKGIVERMSKGVIAGYPVVDVKATVFDGSFHNVDSSEMAFKIAGSLAFKKAALAAKPVLLEPIAEMDVVIPEENVGDIIGDLNGRRGRVLGVDALGKSQTVRCQVPLAEVLRYSSDLRSITSGRGQFTMKVSHYEETPAAIAEKVISESKKEMGEEEEE from the coding sequence GTGGACATCCATCAGATCCGGAACATCGGCATCATCGCGCACGGAGGAGCGGGAAAAACGACGCTGGCGGAGGCCCTTCTGTTCAACGCGAAATCCACGGACCGGATGGGGAAGGTGGACGACGGAAGCTCCAACTTCGACTACGATCCGGAGGAGATCCGGCGGAAGATCACGATCAGCACATCCTTTCATCACTACGCCTGGGACAAGGTCGAGGTCACGCTCGCCGACACCCCCGGCTACATCAACTTCGAGGCGGACACCCGGTCCTGCCTCAAGGTTCTGGACGGCGCGATCCTCGTGGTCAACGCCGTCTCCGGCGTGGAGGTCCAGACCGAGAAGATGTGGAGCCTGGCGCGGGCGGCGGACGTTCCGGTGATCGCCTTCGTTTCGAGGATGGACCGGGAGCGCGCCGATCCCGCGAAGGCGGTCGAGGAGATCGCCGGCATCCTGAAGGTGCCCGCGGTGCCGGTGCAGCTTCCGATCGGGAAGGAGGCGGGGTTCCGCGGCGTGATCGACCTCTTCCGGATGAAGGCGTTGATGTACAAGGGAGACACCGGCGAGTTCACCCTCCAGGAGATCCCCGCCGACCTGGCCGCCGACGCCTCGAGCGCCCGGGAGAGGCTCATCGAGTCGTGCGCCGAGTCCGACGACGCGCTGATCGAGAAGTTCCTCGAGGGGACCCCCCTCACCGACGAGGAGATCCGGGACGGCTTCCGGGCGGGCGTGCGGGCGATGCGGTTCCTTCCGGTCCTGTACGGCTCCGCGCTGCGCAACATCGCGATCCAGCCGGTGCTCGACCTCGTCAACTTCGCCCTTCCCGATCCCTCCTACCGGGCGGAAGTCGAGGGAACCAACCCGAAGAAGAAGACCGCCGAGAAGCGTCCCATCTCGCCGGACGCGCCGTTCTCCGCCCAGGTCTTCAAGACGCTGGCGGACCCGTACGCGGGAAAGCTCTCCATCTTCAAGATCTTCTCCGGCACGCTCACGCCGGACATGTCCCCCTTGAATTCGAGCAAGGACGCGGCGGAGCGGATCGGGCAGATCCTGCGGCTCGAGGGGAAGAAGCAGAAGGGAATCGGGTCGGCCTCCGCGGGGGAGATCGTCGCGGTGGCGAAATTCAAGGAGACTTCCACGGGGGACACCCTGTGCGATCCGAAGGCCCCGATCGTCTTCGAGCGCCCGGCTCCGATGGAGGCGGTCATCTCCTTCGCGGTCCGTCCGAAATCGCGCAACGACGAGGACAAGCTGGGCAGCTCCCTCGCCCGGATGATGGAGGAGGATCCGACCCTCCGTTTCCGCAAGGACCCCCAGACGAACGAGTTCATCCTCGCGGGGATGGGGGAGACCCACGTCGAGGTGGCCGTCGAGAAGCTGAAGCGGGTCTACGGCGTCGAGGTGGAGCTGCGCACGCAGAAGATCGCCTACCTCGAAACGCTGAAAGGGAAAGCCGAAGCCCAGGGGAAGCACAAGAAGCAGACCGGCGGCCGCGGGCAGTACGGCGACTGCTGGATCCGACTCGAGCCGCAGCCGCGAGGGAAGGGGTTCGAGTACGTGGACGGGATCGTGGGCGGGTCGATCCCGCGCCAGTACATCCCCGCGGTGGAGAAGGGGATCGTGGAGCGGATGAGCAAGGGGGTCATCGCGGGGTATCCGGTGGTGGACGTGAAGGCGACCGTCTTCGACGGCTCCTTCCACAACGTCGATTCCTCCGAGATGGCGTTCAAGATCGCCGGGTCCCTCGCCTTCAAGAAGGCGGCGCTGGCCGCCAAGCCGGTCCTTCTCGAGCCGATCGCCGAGATGGATGTCGTCATCCCGGAGGAGAACGTGGGGGACATCATCGGGGATCTCAACGGCCGCCGCGGCCGGGTCCTTGGCGTGGACGCCCTCGGGAAAAGCCAGACCGTCCGGTGCCAGGTGCCGCTGGCGGAGGTGCTCCGCTATTCGTCCGACCTTCGTTCGATCACCTCCGGACGCGGGCAGTTTACAATGAAGGTATCCCACTACGAGGAGACCCCCGCCGCCATTGCGGAGAAGGTGATCTCGGAGTCGAAGAAGGAGATGGGGGAAGAGGAGGAGGAATGA
- a CDS encoding biotin--[acetyl-CoA-carboxylase] ligase, translating to MGKEIAGHAIEGTRVATVRMTERPDRIDEGELRGALRPGFPWDDIVILAVTDSTNRVAMEMAESGAKHGTVVVTDAQTDGRGRMGRRWVSPGGKNLYVSLLFRPPVPTVDAPRLALVAGVALADAVEAVGVSAALKWPNDLYCGGRKAAGILAEMASDPGGVRHVVIGIGLNVNMEEADFPPDLRDAATSLRIRAGRVFRRVDVLARLLDAFGTRYEEFLAGGFASLRDEWGRRDFLRGRRVLLRRQGVEGWGTADGLDAVGALRFLPDGGPAIEMVHSGEILDFLR from the coding sequence ATGGGGAAGGAGATCGCCGGGCATGCGATCGAGGGGACGCGGGTCGCAACGGTTCGGATGACGGAGCGGCCCGACCGGATCGACGAAGGGGAGCTCCGGGGCGCGCTCCGGCCCGGCTTTCCGTGGGACGACATCGTGATCCTCGCGGTGACCGACAGCACGAACCGCGTCGCGATGGAGATGGCGGAAAGCGGAGCAAAGCACGGGACCGTCGTCGTTACCGACGCGCAGACCGATGGCCGGGGACGGATGGGCCGCCGGTGGGTGTCTCCCGGGGGGAAGAACCTGTACGTTTCCCTGCTGTTTCGGCCTCCTGTTCCGACCGTCGACGCGCCGCGACTTGCCCTCGTGGCCGGCGTAGCCCTCGCCGACGCGGTAGAGGCGGTGGGTGTTTCCGCGGCCCTCAAGTGGCCGAACGACCTGTATTGCGGGGGACGGAAGGCGGCGGGGATCCTCGCGGAGATGGCCTCCGACCCGGGCGGCGTCCGCCACGTCGTGATCGGCATCGGGCTCAACGTGAACATGGAAGAGGCCGATTTCCCGCCGGATCTCCGCGATGCGGCGACGTCCCTCCGGATCCGCGCGGGGAGGGTTTTCCGCCGGGTCGACGTCCTCGCCCGGCTCCTCGACGCGTTCGGGACGCGGTACGAGGAATTTCTCGCTGGAGGGTTCGCCTCGCTCCGCGATGAATGGGGCCGCCGGGACTTCCTCCGGGGGCGGCGAGTTCTCCTTCGGCGACAGGGCGTGGAGGGGTGGGGGACCGCGGACGGGCTCGACGCGGTCGGGGCGCTCCGATTCCTTCCCGACGGAGGCCCGGCGATCGAGATGGTGCACAGCGGAGAGATCCTGGACTTCCTGCGATGA